The following proteins are encoded in a genomic region of Planococcus lenghuensis:
- a CDS encoding DUF951 domain-containing protein: protein MNMKEFGLNDVVEMKKGHPCGANAWKIIRMGADVRIKCEGCGRSIMLPRQEFNKKMKKILVKADAE from the coding sequence GTGAACATGAAAGAATTCGGGTTAAATGACGTGGTGGAAATGAAGAAAGGCCATCCATGCGGAGCAAACGCATGGAAGATCATCCGAATGGGCGCTGACGTCCGGATCAAATGTGAAGGCTGCGGGCGCAGCATCATGTTGCCAAGACAGGAATTCAATAAGAAAATGAAAAAAATACTTGTGAAGGCAGACGCGGAATGA
- a CDS encoding gamma-glutamylcyclotransferase family protein encodes MNLFVYGTLKQGGKYHHYLKNAKRVLPDAMAKGTLYDTNLGYPAMTLEGKGKVRGEVYEVPEQLWPHIDELEDCTGSSDDLYKKVTIEVQSESGRQAVITYVAKDERLLHKQINSGNWDI; translated from the coding sequence ATGAATCTATTTGTCTATGGAACACTTAAACAAGGCGGCAAGTATCATCATTATTTGAAGAATGCCAAACGTGTTTTGCCTGATGCAATGGCAAAAGGAACGCTATACGATACAAACTTGGGTTATCCGGCAATGACGCTGGAAGGAAAGGGCAAAGTACGGGGGGAAGTATATGAAGTGCCGGAACAGCTGTGGCCGCATATCGACGAGCTGGAAGATTGCACCGGGAGTTCAGATGACTTATACAAGAAAGTAACGATTGAAGTGCAGTCAGAAAGCGGCAGACAGGCAGTGATCACATATGTGGCGAAAGATGAGCGGCTGCTGCACAAACAGATTAACAGCGGCAACTGGGATATATAG
- the rpsF gene encoding 30S ribosomal protein S6, translating into MKKYELMYIIQPQIEDEAKQALVQRFDEILTSNGAEIIESKEWGKRRLAYEINDFREGYYHIVKAHADAQAIDEYTRLANINEDIIRHIAVREEE; encoded by the coding sequence ATGAAGAAGTACGAACTTATGTACATCATTCAGCCACAGATCGAAGATGAGGCGAAACAGGCGCTGGTTCAGCGTTTTGATGAAATCCTTACTTCAAACGGTGCTGAAATCATCGAGTCGAAAGAGTGGGGTAAACGCCGTTTAGCTTACGAGATCAACGACTTCCGCGAAGGTTACTACCATATCGTGAAAGCACACGCTGATGCTCAGGCTATCGATGAATACACACGTCTTGCGAATATCAACGAAGATATCATTCGTCATATCGCTGTACGCGAAGAAGAGTAA
- a CDS encoding DUF3267 domain-containing protein — MAPSKVIELDIDKVMKQSLVWNAALLLLAMITYHLFAEPLSFRFSLISVVLFVIGYLLLIVLHELFHLLGFLLFGRVPFSSLAYGLNVKMGVAYATTDRPLRVRAMRKALLLPFWVTGVLPGVIGFMVPSQLLVLLSTMLIAGAAGDFAMYRELRNVPADAWVTDDQAKPRLYVYEQDFPPEKTSAG, encoded by the coding sequence GTGGCTCCCTCAAAAGTCATCGAATTGGATATCGATAAAGTCATGAAACAGAGCCTGGTCTGGAATGCAGCCTTATTGCTGCTGGCTATGATCACCTATCATTTGTTCGCAGAACCGCTGTCATTCCGATTTTCGTTGATCAGCGTTGTTTTATTCGTTATTGGCTATCTGCTTCTGATCGTGCTGCATGAGTTATTCCATCTTCTCGGATTTCTCCTCTTCGGGCGTGTACCGTTTTCTTCATTGGCTTACGGTTTAAATGTGAAGATGGGTGTTGCTTATGCCACTACGGATCGGCCGCTGCGCGTGAGAGCTATGCGGAAAGCGCTCTTGCTCCCATTCTGGGTGACCGGTGTTTTGCCGGGCGTTATTGGGTTCATGGTCCCCAGTCAGCTTCTTGTCCTGCTCAGTACTATGCTGATTGCCGGAGCAGCCGGTGATTTTGCCATGTACCGGGAATTGCGCAACGTGCCGGCAGATGCCTGGGTAACAGATGATCAGGCAAAGCCCCGGCTGTACGTATATGAGCAGGATTTTCCTCCAGAAAAAACCAGCGCCGGCTGA
- the ychF gene encoding redox-regulated ATPase YchF — MALTAGIVGLPNVGKSTLFNAITKAGAESANYPFCTIDPNVGIVEVPDERLNKLTELVQPKKTIPTAFEFTDIAGIVKGASKGEGLGNKFLSHIREVDAIVQVVRAFADDNITHVSGKVDPISDIEVINLELILADMESVEKRLVRVQKMVKSKDKEAMAEEPVLLKLREAFENEKPARSVDFSEEEMRIAKNFHLLTIKPMLYAANVSEDDIADPSSNEYVEKIREFAAEDNAEVIVVCAKIEEEMAELDDEEKAMFLEELGIEEAGLDQLIKATYQLLGLATYFTAGVQEVRAWTFRKGMKAPQCAGIIHSDFERGFIRAETVAYDDLVEAGAMATAKEAGKVRQEGKEYVVKDGDVMLFRFNV; from the coding sequence ATGGCATTGACTGCAGGAATCGTCGGACTCCCGAATGTCGGTAAGTCCACTTTGTTTAATGCAATTACGAAAGCGGGCGCAGAATCTGCTAATTACCCGTTTTGTACAATAGATCCGAACGTCGGCATCGTTGAAGTGCCCGATGAGCGTTTGAATAAACTGACTGAACTTGTTCAGCCGAAAAAAACCATTCCAACAGCTTTTGAATTCACCGATATTGCAGGCATTGTAAAAGGGGCAAGCAAAGGAGAAGGACTCGGCAATAAATTCCTGTCCCACATCCGGGAAGTTGATGCAATCGTCCAGGTTGTCCGTGCCTTTGCAGATGATAATATCACGCATGTGTCCGGCAAAGTGGACCCGATTTCCGATATTGAAGTCATCAACCTGGAGCTGATCCTGGCTGATATGGAGAGTGTTGAAAAGCGGCTTGTCCGCGTGCAGAAAATGGTGAAATCGAAAGATAAGGAAGCAATGGCGGAAGAACCTGTGTTACTGAAACTGCGGGAAGCATTTGAAAATGAAAAGCCGGCGCGGTCCGTTGATTTTTCTGAAGAGGAAATGCGTATCGCTAAGAATTTCCATTTACTTACCATTAAACCAATGCTGTACGCCGCGAATGTTTCAGAAGATGATATCGCCGACCCGAGCAGCAACGAGTATGTGGAAAAGATCCGCGAATTCGCAGCGGAAGACAACGCGGAAGTCATCGTAGTCTGCGCGAAGATCGAAGAAGAGATGGCCGAACTGGATGACGAGGAAAAGGCGATGTTCCTTGAAGAGCTGGGGATTGAAGAAGCAGGACTGGATCAGCTGATCAAAGCAACCTATCAGTTGCTGGGGCTTGCCACGTACTTCACGGCAGGCGTACAGGAAGTCCGTGCCTGGACATTCCGGAAAGGCATGAAAGCGCCGCAATGCGCAGGGATCATTCACTCGGACTTCGAACGCGGATTTATTCGCGCAGAAACGGTAGCGTACGATGACTTGGTGGAAGCCGGGGCAATGGCCACCGCAAAAGAAGCAGGCAAAGTGCGGCAGGAAGGCAAAGAATATGTGGTAAAAGACGGAGATGTCATGCTCTTCCGTTTCAATGTATAA
- the ltrA gene encoding group II intron reverse transcriptase/maturase codes for MYQESKEGKSLNGLYEVIINDQTIITAIHDIKSNKGSMTAGIDNKTINHFLQMPREKLIRTVRRAMENYNPQPARRKHIPKGNTGKTRPLGIPTMLDRIIQQCIKIVIEPIIEAKLYEHSYGFRPYRSTHHAIARVAHLINIGRYEYVIEGDIKGYFDNIDHAVLMRKLHKIGIIDKRVLALIKKMLKSGIIEEDFKFHDTDKGTPQGGIISPILANVYLNDFDWTVSSRYENPYFADEFSNVKNARRKFRKVGRQPVFLVRYADDWVIFTKTKEQAEKQLEYLKRYFKAKLNLELSEEKTVITDLKENRMKFLGFQVELAKPRKSIGRTGNAKKHELYARILPDMKKVRTKTAEILKDIKQIRRTQCDYQKAVIIEKVNSKIVGLSEYYKTAVWTEIFDSLDHKVFVTSHYTWKKLYRNQNNGKNKAKLKRYSELSNRRKRHEGYTAETHAVEVEGEWVGITKFLHTKSEDPQCFNQNLTPYTVEGRELYYKNAKKNQSLNRLPLYDKNEDVFRIAKRNMLKSDKKNLRKYNFEFYMNREYAFNRDRGKCKVCAGDILPVELQCHHISPTLPLDEVNKITNLASLHKKCHELVHGTSVPEDTKIAKKVEKYRAKLIGDIS; via the coding sequence ATGTATCAAGAGTCCAAAGAGGGAAAATCCCTAAATGGATTGTATGAAGTCATTATTAATGACCAAACTATCATAACTGCAATACACGACATAAAGTCGAATAAGGGCAGTATGACAGCGGGCATTGATAATAAGACCATCAACCATTTTCTACAAATGCCCAGAGAGAAACTCATTCGGACGGTACGGAGAGCGATGGAGAACTATAATCCTCAACCCGCCAGAAGAAAACATATTCCGAAAGGAAATACGGGTAAAACTAGACCCCTCGGTATTCCAACTATGTTGGATAGAATCATCCAACAGTGCATTAAAATTGTTATAGAACCCATAATAGAGGCAAAACTCTACGAGCATAGTTACGGATTTAGACCTTACAGGTCTACACACCATGCTATCGCAAGAGTTGCTCATCTAATTAACATTGGGAGATATGAATACGTCATTGAAGGAGATATAAAAGGCTACTTCGATAATATTGACCATGCTGTGCTAATGCGTAAATTGCACAAAATTGGGATTATTGATAAACGCGTTCTCGCGTTAATCAAGAAAATGCTGAAATCGGGGATTATCGAGGAAGATTTCAAATTCCACGATACCGACAAAGGTACACCGCAAGGTGGTATTATCAGCCCTATTCTCGCAAATGTGTATTTGAACGATTTTGATTGGACTGTCTCCAGCAGGTATGAAAATCCATACTTTGCGGATGAATTCTCGAACGTCAAAAATGCTCGTAGGAAATTTCGGAAGGTAGGTAGGCAACCTGTATTTCTAGTTAGATACGCAGATGACTGGGTGATCTTCACGAAAACGAAAGAACAAGCCGAAAAGCAATTGGAGTATCTGAAAAGATACTTCAAGGCGAAATTGAATCTTGAACTTTCGGAAGAAAAGACTGTCATCACTGACCTTAAAGAAAATAGAATGAAATTTCTCGGCTTCCAAGTTGAATTGGCCAAACCTCGAAAGAGCATAGGCAGAACTGGAAATGCTAAGAAACATGAGTTATATGCCAGAATTCTACCTGATATGAAAAAGGTTAGAACAAAAACGGCAGAGATTCTAAAGGACATTAAGCAGATTAGGAGAACACAATGCGACTATCAGAAAGCTGTGATAATCGAGAAAGTGAACTCTAAAATCGTTGGTTTATCTGAATATTACAAGACAGCGGTCTGGACAGAAATTTTTGACTCCTTAGACCATAAAGTCTTCGTTACCAGTCACTACACGTGGAAGAAACTCTATCGCAACCAGAACAATGGTAAAAATAAAGCTAAACTGAAAAGATATTCCGAACTTTCTAACCGACGCAAGAGACACGAAGGCTATACCGCCGAAACTCATGCAGTGGAAGTAGAAGGAGAATGGGTTGGAATTACAAAATTCCTACACACGAAATCGGAAGACCCACAGTGCTTTAATCAGAATTTAACCCCTTATACGGTTGAAGGACGAGAACTTTACTACAAGAATGCGAAAAAGAATCAGAGTCTTAACAGACTCCCACTCTATGACAAGAACGAAGACGTATTCCGAATAGCCAAACGAAACATGCTGAAATCCGATAAAAAGAATCTTAGAAAGTATAACTTTGAATTCTATATGAACAGGGAATATGCGTTCAACAGAGATAGAGGAAAATGTAAAGTATGTGCCGGCGATATTTTACCAGTGGAGCTACAATGCCACCATATCAGCCCTACCTTACCACTCGACGAAGTAAACAAAATTACTAATCTCGCTAGCCTCCACAAGAAATGTCATGAACTAGTACATGGCACTTCCGTGCCGGAGGACACAAAAATAGCGAAGAAAGTCGAGAAATACAGAGCGAAACTCATAGGTGACATTAGCTAA